In the Primulina tabacum isolate GXHZ01 chromosome 15, ASM2559414v2, whole genome shotgun sequence genome, GAGTCATCCTGGACCACCACTCAGACCCCTTAGGGTCTGCACCGTGGCTTGGTTTGACACCCCTACAGTCGGTCCCCTTCCCAAAGCCTTATCTAGTCCATACCGAGCCAACATCCAAGAAATCCGATCAGTCCTCTACCATGACACGTTACAAACCCAAATCCAGCACCACGCCTTCGATCTCAACATGTACAGCCCTTAAAAAACGTAAATCAGCAGCCCCTTACACAAGCACAAGAAGAACATGAGCTTCATGCAAAGAAAatgcatatttcatgtcaaaaaTTGTATAAAACTTACACAACATGATTCATCTAAGATTTCTCATGTAAAAACATACAAACCAACATATATTGatttgaatgatgagaaaaacggGATATAGGCGTGCTTTTGCGTATATGCGCTCGAAAGCTTTGAGATATACACGTAGAACTTGCACCAGAGAGACAAGGAATGAGTTCTTTGCAAAGCTTGAGAGGATTTTGAAGGTTGCTCCAGTATTTTTTTTCGAAGTTGGCTGCTGAGTAGGAGAAGGTGGCGGCCGAGTTGTTTAGGAATAGGTTTAAGGTTTGAGTGTGGGGCTTAATTATAACATTTAGTGCTAATGGtctcttaattaaaaataatgaggTTAAGTATAATTTTGAGTCCATTATGTATAAAATAATCTATTAAGCCTAAAAACactttcgaaaaatatttcgtataggtatgttttttaaaatattaccgAAActtcaaaaagtcctccgactCACTAAATTTTGCAtgcaagtttaaaatataatctgacgagtaaaaatactcaaccacggctcattttcgaaaatcaccttTAATTACacaattgaaggatcgtttgctgagcaatctttcggatgcttcaaacaaaatattctccaatgagctgcaatagctcgtgttctaagaatattaacaccgaagAATTAATTtggttaaaaccaagcggaagaaactcgaagtaatctttcgtgaagaaaactgttatattagaaagcattttatcttatgtaaactgaataaccgaaaagagatagattagtttttgcattcatcagttcagttatagtGACAGCTGAACTaatggatactctaactgatccaaacagtttaaaaacaatagttaaacagttaaatacacaagatatgtttatggatgttcgaagacttcaactactcatacgtcaccccttctaccgcctcgggtagaatccactagaagactttgatttatataacaccttgtacaaacccactcagctaggacttacccactgcctaaactgaactcctagacatagactgaaggcagcaccttctagtcaacacttctttaatgtctatgtgagaaagactacatacacaagtttaacgtctttgtgcaagactgtatttgagtggatgagagtgtttgtgtgtgagaactgaacaaggatgttctcacacactaagggaaatacgcttctaatctaagctgatatatctgtgaagagttccctcgactgggctgaattCTTCTCtctttaagctgatatgactttgaagcgtgccctttcttttctctcttgtgttgtgtgttgtttttatttgagtcttcactgatcttctctttatataggcgggaaaactgctcgtacagtgagactcattgattgtatccgttgcatcttgaattcgtttctaggactttgtgtctcgacttttcgactgcccttctgaaacgtttttgcctttaatgctctgatgcaacgtccattattgtcctttgactggataatgactttgtaccttcacgtacagctggattccacttgaaagagtttgtcttcatccataaatGAAAAGATTCTAACTGATTCTTCGAACTggccagttgaactgatctttcagttgggctggtgaaatcagttgactcgtcagtggaactgattacacacttgttcagttggactgatcagctgggtttcttcatcagttgaacactccttcgggtggctaggcttctgaggttttcctgctgaatcacctatcaactggacaatcagcttgactgctcaattgacgtaatcagttagactgattcattttgtgcgatcagttgggtctttagTTTTGCGATGTAAAAATTTCGtaagtgatcctagatgctgcacactaaagtagatcattagtaacataattaacaggTTTGTTATCACCAAACTCAAGAttacgaacttgaaaagttctaacaaccatatattaaataattaaaaagatttatttaataaaaaaaatttcataactATCTCCGGTTtccgtttctcgttcgagcgcgaaatactACTAAAAGCCCTAATTCATGAAACCTCAATAaaccataaaataaaatatatatccaTGCAATAACCAtacatttaatatattaaaataattaaatatatatccaTGCAATAACCATACATTTAATATATCAACATGCTACTCCAATTTTTCAGACCTTACAATATTAGGGCAAAAGTTGTGGAGAAAGCAGCAGTGATCAAACCTTTGGTGTCTATCCGATTCGTGGCCGCAGATGGCTGATCAAAGATTAGTCCaagaaactttaaaaaaaaaaaagagtgaaaTGACCGCTAGTGGATGATATTCACCAAAGTAAAAGTTTCCAGATGTCAGGATTAAACTTTTCTGATTTCTTCTTATCGATAAAATAACTGCATGTCTGCCTTTTATGGATTACGATATCTTTCGATGACCTTTGCTGGTGGATGAGACTGCACGGAAGGTCCTATAGATAATGTCAATACTCTCTATGAACACGTACTTCCATGATTCATATATTTACTAGGCTGTTAATCGTTTACGTGTTCTATCGTAATCAGTTAATCACCATGTAAAACTTCAACACAGAAATTGTGTTGAGACTGTAGACGGATTAGTCTTGCTTTGCTTTCCTATATGAGCATGATTTGCAGCCCCCTTTCTTACCaagttttgaaataaaaatatgaacaaAATCTTGTTAATTTCGGAGACTTGCAATGGGTCCCACagcaaaggaaaaaaaatccaCAGCAAAGAACAAGAAACAAACCACTCCAATCATCCTCCAAGACATGGTAAAAAAAGGGTTTTGTTTAATGCTACTGAGCTATACCGAAGATGTATATCCCGTGTATCATAAAATATCGAATCCTAAAATATATCTTCATTCTTAAAATTTGCACAGGACTCTTATATGCAAAAATGTGGATAGAACGAGGAGTGGATGTCCTGGTGTAGCATATAACATATCAATAAAATAGAAAAGTGTTGTCTTGTGTTTGCATGTCTCCAAGCAAGAAATTTGACATTTCGGCCAGTTTGGATGCAGAAGCACTTCACTTAACATAcggtatttaagaaaattgtaGTTTTGTATTTCGATAGTGCGGTGAGAAAAGGTCTTGTTTTAATGATTCTTCAAGAGAAGCTAAAGAAGACTATCAAAAGCCAAATTTTATGTGGCTTCCTTTATGTGTTTCAAAAGAAAGCACATCCAACAaccatttttccttttttttaaaaaaaaaattgcccACCTTCAGAAAACATTTGTTCCCATCACACTCTAAACTAAACTTTGTACACGGAATTAATATGAATCAAGGAACATTTGTTCCCATCACACTCTAAACTAAACTTTGTACACGGAATTAATATGAATCAAGGGAAGCTAGTGTACTTGAGATTACCAGCATTTTTTTATGCACAGCCAAGTTTTAAAACCCTTTAGGCGTTGATCGAATGGTTACCTATCCAATAGCCTAAGTACAACTAATAGATTCCACGATATCAACGTAATAAGATAAAATTTGATGTGTTAGGATAAGTCCGTAAATCACATTTCTTGTTAAACATTGATttagagtttttaaaaaatttactttacatttttttatttgaacttttaatttaagttaaaaatccCAAAAAACTTTTCAAAAAAGAAAGCCAAAACAAAGAGGTAATTCTTCGGGTGCCTAGGGCTGCTAGGTTGGTCGAATAACACTTTTCACTTTTTCGGTGCGGTCCGCCAGCGGCCAGCGCCTAGGCGGCCACATGCCATATTTTAAAATGCTGCGCACAACAAAATATGTGAAGTTTACCAAAATATTTGGTTCTTTGGTTGTGCCTTGAAAGCCATTTATGAAAGTTTAGTGAACCAACGTACATGATGGACCAACTAAGATCAAATTTCCATTCATAAGCTAAATACCTCCAAGGAGACAAAAGGGGTGCAACAGATAACATTCACTAGTAAATTACTAAATTTTGTCACATAATACAGCAAAATTTGTTTCAGACAGTTTAGCATGCTGACTATTTCATTCTGAAGCAAAAACATACACATGGTCAGACAACAAAGTACAAATTTTATCACAAAACAGCAGGTTTCGTCAATACAAAAATTTTTCATACCTTGCAAGTACCTAACAAAGGCAGCAATAAAACATAACATTATTCTTCCAAGCACAAACATTCACTTCAAACCAAACCACATTTTGCTTCAACCACATGAAACTGTATACTATACCTTAAATCACAAGTTTCCCTGTGTCTAAAACTCCACAATCTTCTTCAAGCAAACCACCTTTAACGCAATGCCCAAATGAAAATTCTATCACTCAATGCACCAGCCACCTAGATCAACAGTTCTTCTGCGCCTCCAAGAACTCATACATTACAACGCCTCTTTGTCCTCTAAGCAAAAGAAGGCTTTCCACATAATTAGCCATGTAAAACGAGTGTGCAGTCCCATAGATACCAAGACccttgatatgtcttgtttggGGATTGTATGTAACCAACTCATGGCCCTGTGAGGCCACTAAAGCTTCACCATTTTCGAAAAAAGAAACTACTTTCTCCAACCTTTCGACCATATCTATCCTGTACAACTTGGTCCAAGATTCTTGCACACCAAACTCCATCATCACCCAAACATCACAGTACTCACTACCCACCGCTCTCTCGTATCTGATCACTCCAATTGAATCCATAATTTTTGTTATAAACATGCTCATCGTGGGCACCCGTGACAAATCATCAGGTAACATTATTTCACCAAAAGTTTCATGACCGAAATCGAAAGTTAGAATCGAATTTCTGCTACTATTGTCGGGGAGGAATCGATACGCAATCCAATGCACAACCCCATTCAAATACACTTGATACCACATAAGTTCAACTATCTGAACCCTAACGTCCACGCCCATCATCTTTcgccatcttccagtcttgagcGAAAAAATCTCAACCTCCGGTGGAACGCTGTAACAAAAGTCATCATCTTTTTTACAATACACAACCCTTACAACCTTGTAATCCTGACCGTCAGCTCCAAACCCGAGAACAAAAACATGGGCTCCGTTAGGATTGATGGTGGGCTTGGGCAAATCGAGATGATTCTTGACAGACGGGTTCCACAAAAATATGGGTCGAGAACGATTAGCAAAGTAATCATCGCACAAGCAAATCAACCCATCACAAGAACCCACAATTCTGAAGTACCCAATTTGGGATTTAAACGGGAACTCGAGTTCGGCCGCAGAGTTGACGGAAAATGGTACACCACCGGTTCGCTCAAGCAGCGAGTAGTGTTCTGCGTTGTCGCGTGCATCGTAACGCCTCAGGAGGAGCGTGGTTTTTTTATTCTTGCGATTTGATAGGTGCGAGGAGATGAATTTGGGGTTAGAGAGAAGGGACTGCCACGATTTGCAGACCGTGGCGAAGCGGATCAGGGATTTGACGGGGAGTCTCGAAAGGATTTCAGCAAGAAGCTCCGGTGGAAAGTAATCGGACATCGCAGAAGCAGCCACACACAAGAAGAGTGGACAACACGGTCGTTTTGTTGACAAATATAGAAAGAAGTTTTATTTTTACATTCTTGAGCTTAATTTTATGTTCTATCCTTCGTCGATTTTTTAACTCGTTTATgaggtatcagagcctatgatagTTTTTTCAGGGGTGTTAAAATCAGACACGAGACATCAACTCGACACGATTTAACtagaaaaaaatcaggtttggATTTGAGATTTTCGAGTTtggattttttaaataattatttatttgatttagtaaatatactttatttttctacaattagattttcaaatttaaatcatatatatgagaaagattttattattatgtgtttaaattaaaatattagtattattttttttgaattttatttaattttctttaaaaaaatttataaaaatttcaaaatcagGTTATAcgggtttcgggttgattcaggTTCAAGTTCGGGTTGAGAGTTttcgggttgggttcgggttgagcaatttttgaatagtactGTTGCTCAATCCGACCCAACCCACCCGAATTGACACCCCTAATTTTCGTTATGATATAAAACTTTGTTATAATGAATACTCTGAAAAGAATTAGTATTATTTAGAAAAGTATGGTGGAAGAATATGATATACTtgaaaatttagatttattaaataaatagattatttttattaaaaaacataaaattgttTATAAATTAGTAACATTTGAAAAAAGTATTCTTAAACAAATTGTAAAACTACATAATCATCATTATCTCTTCATGACGAAGAAATGGTAATTTTATTTACTAAATATAAAAGAtatataacaatttaaaaaatctCCTAAATTTTTACATATTGGTTTAATCCAAATTACATTCAGACATTCGACTCTTGAAGGTTTACATAAAGTTTTATAGCAGTTTTAAGAGATGATAGAAATCTAAATTGGAAACAATCATTAATGAGAATTATTCTGTAATGCCCGAATACCCGAACACactaaccacatgcatgcatgaaaattaattAGACCTTATTTAAATACGTGGTCTAAAGGTATGTTTAAGTATTAAATTTAACTGAATGTTATGAATGTGAACTTTCTGAAGTCGAATACGCGATATATGGCAAAGGAGAGAGAATCGGGGACGATTTTgataagatttttatttttaaaacttaagGAATTAGAAAATCGAGATTTAgcgaagtttgatccttgaaaaagACTAATTGTAATCGTATCATCATG is a window encoding:
- the LOC142527455 gene encoding F-box/kelch-repeat protein At3g23880-like, coding for MSDYFPPELLAEILSRLPVKSLIRFATVCKSWQSLLSNPKFISSHLSNRKNKKTTLLLRRYDARDNAEHYSLLERTGGVPFSVNSAAELEFPFKSQIGYFRIVGSCDGLICLCDDYFANRSRPIFLWNPSVKNHLDLPKPTINPNGAHVFVLGFGADGQDYKVVRVVYCKKDDDFCYSVPPEVEIFSLKTGRWRKMMGVDVRVQIVELMWYQVYLNGVVHWIAYRFLPDNSSRNSILTFDFGHETFGEIMLPDDLSRVPTMSMFITKIMDSIGVIRYERAVGSEYCDVWVMMEFGVQESWTKLYRIDMVERLEKVVSFFENGEALVASQGHELVTYNPQTRHIKGLGIYGTAHSFYMANYVESLLLLRGQRGVVMYEFLEAQKNC